A genome region from Candidatus Manganitrophus noduliformans includes the following:
- a CDS encoding FAD-dependent oxidoreductase — MENEAQTVRPKISQQQSGSSKSNPSPEKRNGPETMIVDARSLPHNQQIDTDVCIVGGGVAGITVAREFIGQPFRVCLLESGGMEPAGDTQALSGGENVGHPYFQLELARPRCFGGAAYNWFLQIAENRPGIQLRPLDPIDFEERDWVPYSGWPFKRAHLDPLYERAQAVCRLGPFKYRSEDWADPERKPSLPLLNGRVETVIFQLGERDTFITHHRAEITRAENITTYLHATVTEIETDSAGRTATRLRMACSADKVVWVTAKLFILALGAVETPRLLLLSNRRQREGLGNGNDLVGRFFMEHPHLTSGTYITSKLHLEQTLALYSFPPSDNGRTYGRFALSEETLRKEQLLNWTVSISPKFWPLTVRAGLQKVDQTCRMIGNAVVRGNFRDCGRHLKFLVPFVFNEVSAAVGRKMIGLLRRRVLNYLFASRKVGFFSLQHMSEQAPNPSSRVTLSEELDCFGQRQVKLDWRLSAIDIRTLLRGQQILDEELQRAGLGRLEIEMEGEGEVSPPDLHGGWHHMGTTRMHHSPKQGVVNEHCLVHGINNLFIAGPSTFPTGGYANPTLTIVALAIRLADHIKQRMASY, encoded by the coding sequence GTGGAAAACGAAGCTCAAACAGTTCGACCGAAAATATCTCAACAGCAGTCTGGTTCATCTAAATCAAACCCTTCTCCAGAAAAAAGAAATGGCCCGGAAACTATGATTGTTGACGCGCGGTCGCTTCCTCATAACCAACAAATCGACACCGACGTCTGCATCGTCGGTGGGGGTGTGGCGGGCATCACGGTCGCTCGCGAATTTATCGGCCAGCCGTTCCGGGTCTGTTTGCTGGAAAGCGGGGGGATGGAGCCCGCCGGCGATACGCAGGCTTTGTCCGGCGGCGAAAATGTCGGCCACCCGTACTTTCAATTAGAATTGGCCCGCCCCCGATGCTTTGGGGGAGCCGCGTACAATTGGTTCCTGCAGATCGCTGAAAACCGACCGGGTATTCAACTGCGACCTTTAGACCCGATCGATTTCGAGGAAAGAGATTGGGTTCCATACAGCGGTTGGCCTTTTAAACGGGCTCATTTAGATCCGCTCTATGAACGGGCTCAAGCGGTCTGCCGACTCGGACCGTTCAAGTATCGCTCGGAGGATTGGGCAGACCCGGAAAGGAAACCATCCCTCCCTCTGCTAAATGGACGTGTCGAGACGGTCATCTTTCAACTGGGGGAGCGAGACACGTTTATCACGCATCATCGCGCCGAGATCACGCGTGCGGAGAACATTACGACCTATCTGCATGCCACCGTCACAGAGATCGAGACTGACTCGGCCGGGCGGACCGCGACGCGGCTGAGGATGGCATGCTCCGCCGATAAGGTCGTCTGGGTCACGGCGAAACTCTTTATTTTAGCGCTCGGCGCAGTTGAGACACCTCGGTTGTTGTTGCTGTCAAACCGGAGACAGCGGGAGGGGCTGGGGAACGGCAACGATCTTGTCGGCCGCTTCTTTATGGAGCATCCCCATTTGACCTCGGGTACTTATATAACTTCAAAGCTCCACCTCGAACAGACTCTGGCGTTATATTCATTCCCTCCCTCAGACAACGGGCGCACGTACGGGAGGTTTGCGCTTTCGGAAGAGACGTTGAGGAAGGAACAACTGCTGAATTGGACGGTGTCGATCAGTCCGAAGTTCTGGCCTCTGACGGTTAGGGCAGGTCTACAAAAAGTGGATCAGACCTGCCGAATGATTGGAAACGCGGTCGTGAGGGGCAATTTCCGGGACTGCGGGCGACATTTGAAGTTCCTGGTTCCTTTCGTCTTCAATGAGGTGTCGGCAGCGGTCGGTCGGAAAATGATCGGCCTTTTAAGGAGGCGGGTTCTCAATTATCTTTTCGCTTCACGTAAGGTCGGATTTTTTTCGCTTCAGCACATGTCTGAGCAAGCGCCTAATCCGAGTAGCCGGGTGACCCTTTCCGAGGAGCTGGACTGTTTTGGACAGAGGCAGGTCAAACTCGATTGGCGACTCAGCGCAATCGATATACGGACCCTTCTGCGCGGTCAGCAAATTCTGGATGAAGAGTTACAACGCGCCGGCCTGGGGCGCTTGGAAATTGAAATGGAAGGGGAAGGGGAGGTTTCTCCTCCCGACCTTCACGGCGGTTGGCACCACATGGGGACAACCAGAATGCATCATAGCCCGAAGCAGGGTGTCGTCAACGAGCATTGTCTTGTCCATGGAATAAACAATTTGTTCATCGCGGGTCCGTCTACATTCCCGACCGGTGGCTATGCGAATCCAACCCTGACGATTGTTGCCCTGGCCATTCGACTGGCGGACCATATTAAACAGCGTATGGCGTCGTATTAA